A genome region from Sphingobium sp. WTD-1 includes the following:
- the trbK-alt gene encoding putative entry exclusion protein TrbK-alt has translation MSRNAKIAGVAALGGIMLAVALAGLREPNDPPLGAVLPTIEQGEQQKRLTRELERCASLTMPDSGCEQAWAANRRRFFGKDSDAPATAGNASLPAAYNSAGSDGSRANEAIRPELPGNFVADQAGSTAP, from the coding sequence ATGTCCCGCAACGCCAAGATCGCCGGTGTCGCAGCGCTCGGCGGCATCATGCTGGCCGTCGCGCTTGCTGGCTTGCGTGAACCGAACGACCCGCCCCTCGGCGCGGTCCTTCCTACCATTGAGCAGGGAGAGCAACAGAAGCGGCTGACGCGCGAACTGGAGCGTTGCGCTTCGCTCACCATGCCGGATTCCGGGTGCGAGCAGGCATGGGCGGCGAACCGCCGCCGCTTCTTCGGAAAGGATAGCGACGCGCCCGCGACGGCCGGGAATGCATCGCTCCCCGCCGCCTACAATAGCGCGGGCAGCGATGGCAGCCGGGCGAACGAGGCTATCCGGCCGGAGCTGCCCGGCAACTTTGTCGCCGATCAGGCCGGGAGCACCGCGCCATGA
- a CDS encoding TrbC/VirB2 family protein, translating to MLDRLGHIGITAAGLLYAMPAHAGGSSMPWEAPLQSILESIEGPVAKIIAVMIIIVTGLTLAFGDTSGGARRMIQIVFGLSIAFAASSFFLSFFSFGGGALIA from the coding sequence ATGCTCGACCGCCTCGGCCATATCGGCATCACCGCCGCTGGCCTGCTCTACGCGATGCCCGCCCATGCGGGCGGATCGTCGATGCCGTGGGAAGCGCCGCTGCAAAGCATCCTCGAATCGATCGAGGGGCCGGTTGCCAAGATCATCGCGGTGATGATCATCATCGTGACCGGCCTGACCCTGGCCTTCGGCGATACGTCGGGCGGGGCGCGGCGAATGATCCAGATCGTGTTCGGCCTCAGTATCGCGTTCGCGGCCAGCTCCTTCTTTTTGAGCTTCTTCTCGTTCGGCGGCGGGGCGCTGATCGCATGA
- the trbJ gene encoding P-type conjugative transfer protein TrbJ, which translates to MKSTILRRALTAGVLATSSIIGITASAPAHAQFGGIVYDPTNYAQNVLTAARSLQQINNQIQQIQQQATSLINEARNLASLPLSTVDTLQQQVRQTQQLLGQAQRIAYDVRNIQQAFEGRYKGTALTGTNAQMIANANARWEDSVGAFQDALQVQAGVVGNIDDARTTMNSLVTASQSATGALQAAQAGNQLLALQSQQLADLTAAVAAQGRAQSLDAARQAAIEAEGRERFRRFFGRN; encoded by the coding sequence ATGAAGTCCACCATCCTGCGCCGCGCCCTTACGGCCGGCGTTCTCGCCACGTCGAGCATCATCGGCATCACCGCGTCCGCACCAGCGCACGCGCAGTTCGGCGGGATTGTCTATGATCCCACCAACTACGCGCAGAACGTGCTGACCGCCGCCCGGTCGCTGCAACAGATCAACAACCAGATTCAGCAAATCCAGCAGCAGGCGACCAGCCTCATCAACGAGGCGCGCAATCTCGCTTCGCTGCCGCTCTCGACGGTCGACACGCTCCAGCAGCAGGTCCGGCAGACGCAGCAGCTGCTCGGACAGGCCCAGCGCATCGCCTACGATGTTCGGAACATCCAGCAGGCGTTCGAGGGCCGCTACAAGGGAACCGCGCTCACCGGCACCAACGCGCAGATGATCGCCAACGCCAATGCGCGCTGGGAGGACAGCGTCGGCGCGTTCCAGGACGCCTTGCAGGTGCAGGCGGGCGTGGTCGGCAATATCGACGACGCCCGCACCACGATGAACAGCCTGGTCACGGCCAGCCAGTCCGCGACCGGCGCGCTCCAGGCGGCGCAGGCGGGCAACCAGCTTCTCGCCCTGCAATCGCAGCAGCTCGCCGACCTCACCGCCGCCGTCGCCGCGCAAGGCCGGGCGCAGTCGCTCGACGCCGCGCGACAGGCCGCGATCGAGGCGGAAGGGCGCGAACGCTTCCGCCGCTTCTTCGGCCGCAACTGA
- a CDS encoding lytic transglycosylase domain-containing protein, giving the protein MPFPVIPLFAERSHHPSVPLGRRPAGARSEGQGRPPAGASRAPFTGASTLAGWRRSGGGSVVLLAVLLLSSGIGPDAARAQDAPAERTATSHPWAVHVADAARRFGIPEAWIWAVMRVESNGDSRAVSSAGAMGLMQIMPGTWANLRIRHGLGRDPYNVRDNIMAGAAYLRAMHDRYGNATAMLAAYNAGPGRYDEYLSRGRPLPAETRAYLAKLAAITGSAGDSQLAAAPPSDRFAWRRAALFAARPNDDPAALETSPGKHADDMRAAVEPAANSLFVALSGRRQP; this is encoded by the coding sequence GTGCCTTTCCCGGTCATCCCTCTGTTCGCGGAAAGATCGCATCATCCCTCCGTCCCGCTCGGTCGCAGGCCGGCCGGCGCGCGCAGCGAAGGTCAAGGGCGGCCCCCGGCCGGCGCATCGCGCGCACCCTTTACCGGAGCGAGCACGCTGGCAGGCTGGCGGCGGAGCGGGGGCGGATCGGTCGTCCTGCTCGCGGTTCTGCTGCTGTCGTCCGGTATCGGGCCGGACGCGGCGCGGGCACAGGACGCGCCGGCCGAACGCACGGCAACCAGCCATCCCTGGGCCGTTCACGTCGCAGACGCCGCGCGGCGCTTCGGCATCCCCGAGGCATGGATTTGGGCGGTGATGCGCGTCGAGAGCAACGGCGATTCCCGTGCGGTATCCTCGGCTGGCGCGATGGGCCTGATGCAGATCATGCCCGGCACATGGGCGAACCTGCGCATTCGTCACGGGCTGGGGCGCGATCCCTACAATGTGCGCGACAATATTATGGCGGGCGCGGCCTATCTGCGCGCGATGCACGACCGCTACGGCAACGCGACGGCGATGCTGGCGGCCTACAATGCCGGGCCGGGCCGCTACGACGAATACCTCTCGCGCGGCCGCCCGCTGCCCGCCGAGACACGCGCCTATCTTGCAAAGCTGGCGGCCATCACCGGCAGCGCGGGCGACAGCCAGCTTGCCGCCGCGCCGCCGTCCGATCGCTTCGCCTGGCGCCGGGCCGCATTGTTCGCTGCGCGGCCGAACGACGATCCGGCCGCACTGGAAACGTCACCCGGAAAACACGCGGACGACATGCGCGCGGCGGTAGAACCGGCCGCGAACAGTCTGTTCGTCGCGCTGTCAGGGCGGAGGCAGCCGTGA
- a CDS encoding VirB3 family type IV secretion system protein, with amino-acid sequence MTGAADHGEPIAGYFAPVHRALTEPILLGGAPRSLAIVNGTLAGAIGLGLRLWIAGLALWAIGHALSVWAARRDPQFVDVARRHLRYPTWMRP; translated from the coding sequence ATGACGGGCGCGGCCGATCACGGCGAGCCCATCGCGGGCTATTTCGCGCCGGTCCATCGGGCGCTGACCGAGCCGATATTGCTCGGTGGCGCCCCGCGTTCGCTCGCCATCGTCAATGGGACGTTGGCGGGCGCGATCGGCCTGGGCCTGCGCCTCTGGATCGCGGGCCTCGCCCTCTGGGCCATCGGTCACGCGCTCTCGGTCTGGGCGGCGCGGCGCGACCCGCAATTCGTGGACGTGGCCCGCCGCCACCTCCGCTATCCGACGTGGATGCGGCCATGA
- a CDS encoding DUF3363 domain-containing protein: MSEDEDFRVRPGKVRNRGAGQGRKAQGFVVQVLRVAARSGGGRRTGGWGGSRRVGQSNFGRGRTSFARSRLFGSGRRVLVKIVPLTRFHRNGRPRAPLSAHIAYLKREGVTRDGSPARMFDANGDGADDRAFADRCKDDRHHFRIIVSPEDAADLTDLREYTRDLVRQMEADLGTRLEWIAVDHWNTDNPHVHLLVRGVDDQGADLVINREYISHNLRSRAEELAYAELGPKPEHEIQRALEREVTAERWTRLDAEIDRTADALGVIDLRPQQPGPDDPQVRRLMIGRLQHLETMGLAAEATPGQWALAADAQARLRELGTRGDIIRTIGKALNDRGLQRPLDSYEIVSAAPQKPIVGRLIDKGLHDELHGSAYAVIDGIDGRTHHVRLPGIEALERSPDIGGIVELRAIGRPGDPKPTMFLATRSDLDLAAQVNATGATWLDHRLIERRRAVTAAGFGSEVQQALDQRTDHLVREGLARRFGNRVVLQGNLIDTLRRRELDATGAEIAGRTGLAYRPTSPGDKVAGTCRQRLALASGRFAMIDDGLGFRLVPWSNDLERQLGRQIAGVARDGGGIGWSLGRKRGLGI; the protein is encoded by the coding sequence GTGAGCGAGGACGAGGATTTCCGCGTCCGGCCGGGCAAGGTCAGGAACAGGGGAGCCGGCCAGGGCCGCAAGGCGCAAGGATTTGTCGTCCAGGTGCTCCGCGTCGCCGCGCGCAGCGGCGGAGGCCGGCGAACGGGCGGCTGGGGCGGATCGCGGCGCGTCGGGCAATCGAACTTCGGCCGGGGCCGCACGTCCTTCGCGCGCAGCCGGCTGTTCGGATCGGGCCGGCGCGTGCTGGTCAAGATCGTGCCCCTCACCCGCTTCCACCGGAACGGGCGGCCGAGGGCGCCGCTCTCCGCGCACATCGCCTATCTCAAGCGCGAGGGCGTCACCCGTGACGGATCGCCCGCGCGGATGTTCGACGCCAATGGCGACGGCGCCGACGACCGCGCCTTCGCCGATCGCTGCAAGGACGACCGGCATCATTTCAGGATCATCGTCTCGCCCGAGGATGCGGCGGACCTCACCGACCTGCGCGAATATACCCGCGATCTCGTTCGCCAGATGGAAGCCGATCTCGGGACGCGTCTCGAATGGATCGCGGTCGATCACTGGAACACCGACAATCCCCACGTCCATCTGCTCGTGCGCGGCGTCGATGACCAGGGGGCCGACCTCGTTATCAACCGGGAGTATATCAGCCACAATCTGCGCTCGCGCGCCGAGGAACTGGCCTATGCCGAACTCGGCCCCAAGCCCGAGCATGAAATCCAGCGCGCGCTCGAACGCGAGGTGACGGCCGAACGCTGGACCAGGCTCGACGCTGAGATCGATCGCACGGCGGACGCACTCGGCGTCATCGACTTGCGCCCCCAGCAGCCCGGACCCGACGATCCCCAGGTCCGCCGCCTGATGATCGGCCGCTTGCAGCATCTGGAGACGATGGGGCTCGCAGCCGAGGCCACGCCCGGTCAGTGGGCACTGGCGGCGGATGCGCAAGCCAGGTTGCGCGAGCTGGGCACGCGCGGCGACATCATCCGCACGATCGGCAAGGCGCTGAACGATCGCGGCCTGCAGCGCCCGCTCGACAGCTACGAGATCGTCAGCGCCGCGCCGCAAAAGCCCATCGTCGGCCGGTTGATCGACAAGGGGCTGCACGACGAGCTGCATGGCTCGGCCTATGCCGTGATCGACGGCATCGACGGGCGCACCCACCATGTCCGGCTTCCGGGCATCGAGGCGCTGGAGCGCAGCCCGGATATCGGCGGCATCGTCGAGCTGCGCGCTATCGGCCGGCCGGGCGATCCGAAGCCGACGATGTTCCTGGCGACGCGATCCGATCTCGACCTCGCCGCCCAGGTGAACGCGACAGGCGCGACCTGGCTTGATCATCGTCTCATCGAGCGCCGCCGTGCGGTGACGGCCGCCGGGTTCGGATCGGAGGTGCAGCAGGCGCTCGACCAGCGCACCGATCATCTCGTGCGCGAAGGACTGGCCCGCCGCTTCGGCAACCGCGTGGTTCTGCAAGGCAACCTGATCGACACGCTTCGCCGCCGCGAGCTGGACGCGACAGGTGCCGAAATCGCGGGCCGGACGGGACTCGCCTACCGCCCCACCAGTCCCGGCGACAAGGTCGCCGGGACATGCCGCCAGCGCCTCGCGCTCGCCTCGGGCCGCTTCGCGATGATCGACGACGGGTTGGGCTTCCGGCTCGTGCCTTGGTCGAACGACCTCGAACGCCAGCTGGGCCGGCAGATCGCAGGCGTCGCCCGCGACGGCGGCGGCATCGGCTGGTCGCTGGGCCGCAAGCGCGGCCTCGGCATCTGA
- a CDS encoding conjugal transfer protein TraG → MPATKILWGQIIAVFLIVLAAIWSATQWTAAALAYQPELGEPWFMALGWPVYPPYAFFWWWFSFDAYAPGIFQTGAYIAASGGFVAVAVAIAMSVWRAREAKNAETYGSARWATEDEVRAAGLLGDDGVVIGKLGRAYLRHDGPEHVLCYAPTRSGKGVGLVVPSLLTWPASAIVHDIKGENWTLTAGFRAQHGRVLLFDPTNAASDAYNPLLEVRRGQWEVRDVQNVADVLVDPEGSLEKRNHWEKTSHALLVGAILHVLYAEPDKTLAGVAAFLSDPARTIEQTLAAMMATPHLGEAGVHPVVASAARELLNKSDNERSGVLSTAMSFLGLYRDPVVAQVTRACHWRVMDLVAGELPTTLYLVIPPSDISRTKPLIRLMLNQIGRRLTEELNQGNRHRLLLMLDEFPALGRLDFFESALAFMAGYGLKSFLIAQSLNQIEKAYGQDNAILDNCHVRVSFATNNEKTGERVSKALGTKTEMRAMKNYAGHRLSPWLGHLMVSRSETARQLLTQGEVMQLPPDEEIVMVSGVQPIRAKKAAYYADPRLAARIMPPPDPAASPPREVRPHDWTGLAATADPAEIAAIIRRQEDAANSGLRREPELPDHVAIVKETAPAPPAQEFSIVEDEPEDAARQAAARRRMQGIARQASLDPDDGIEM, encoded by the coding sequence ATGCCCGCTACCAAAATCCTCTGGGGCCAGATCATCGCCGTCTTCCTGATCGTGCTCGCCGCGATCTGGAGCGCCACGCAATGGACGGCGGCGGCGCTGGCATATCAGCCCGAGCTTGGCGAACCCTGGTTCATGGCGCTCGGCTGGCCGGTCTATCCGCCTTACGCCTTTTTCTGGTGGTGGTTCAGCTTCGATGCCTATGCGCCCGGCATTTTCCAGACCGGCGCCTATATCGCCGCGTCGGGCGGGTTCGTGGCGGTCGCGGTCGCCATCGCCATGTCGGTGTGGCGTGCGCGCGAGGCGAAGAACGCGGAAACCTATGGCTCGGCGCGCTGGGCGACCGAGGACGAGGTGCGCGCGGCCGGACTGCTCGGCGACGACGGCGTGGTGATCGGCAAGCTGGGCCGCGCCTATCTGCGCCATGACGGTCCCGAGCATGTGCTGTGCTACGCGCCGACCCGCAGCGGCAAGGGCGTGGGGCTGGTGGTGCCCTCGCTCCTGACCTGGCCGGCGTCGGCGATCGTCCATGACATCAAAGGCGAGAACTGGACGCTGACCGCTGGCTTCCGCGCGCAGCATGGCCGCGTCCTGCTGTTCGACCCGACCAACGCGGCGTCGGACGCCTACAACCCGCTGCTGGAGGTGCGGCGCGGCCAGTGGGAAGTCCGCGACGTGCAGAACGTGGCCGATGTGCTGGTCGACCCGGAAGGCTCGTTGGAGAAACGCAACCACTGGGAAAAGACCAGCCATGCGCTGCTGGTCGGCGCGATCCTGCATGTGCTCTACGCCGAGCCCGACAAGACGCTTGCCGGCGTCGCGGCCTTCCTGTCCGATCCGGCGCGCACGATCGAACAGACGCTGGCCGCGATGATGGCGACACCGCATCTCGGCGAAGCCGGGGTGCATCCGGTGGTTGCTTCGGCCGCGCGCGAGCTGCTCAACAAGAGCGACAACGAACGCTCGGGCGTGCTCAGCACCGCCATGTCGTTTCTAGGGCTTTACCGCGATCCCGTCGTCGCCCAGGTCACGCGCGCCTGCCACTGGCGCGTCATGGATCTGGTCGCGGGCGAACTGCCAACAACGCTCTACCTCGTCATTCCGCCCAGCGACATCTCGCGGACCAAACCGCTCATCCGCCTGATGCTCAACCAGATCGGGCGGCGGCTGACGGAGGAACTGAACCAGGGCAACCGGCATCGCCTGCTGCTGATGCTCGACGAGTTTCCCGCACTCGGGAGATTGGATTTTTTCGAGAGCGCGCTGGCGTTCATGGCCGGCTATGGCCTGAAATCCTTTCTGATCGCGCAGTCGCTCAACCAGATCGAGAAAGCCTACGGACAGGACAATGCGATTCTCGACAACTGCCACGTCCGGGTGAGCTTCGCGACCAACAACGAGAAAACGGGGGAGCGCGTGTCGAAGGCGCTCGGCACCAAGACCGAGATGCGGGCGATGAAGAATTATGCCGGGCACAGGCTCTCGCCCTGGCTCGGGCATCTGATGGTCTCGCGCTCCGAAACCGCCCGGCAGCTTCTGACGCAGGGCGAAGTCATGCAGCTGCCGCCCGACGAGGAAATCGTCATGGTGTCGGGCGTCCAGCCGATCCGCGCGAAAAAGGCGGCCTATTATGCCGATCCCCGTCTCGCCGCGCGGATCATGCCGCCGCCCGATCCGGCCGCATCGCCACCGCGGGAGGTCCGTCCCCACGACTGGACGGGGCTCGCCGCCACGGCCGATCCCGCCGAGATCGCGGCGATCATCCGGCGCCAGGAGGATGCCGCCAACAGCGGGCTGCGCCGCGAGCCCGAGCTTCCCGATCATGTCGCCATCGTGAAGGAGACGGCGCCCGCACCGCCCGCGCAGGAATTTTCCATCGTCGAGGACGAGCCCGAGGACGCCGCGCGCCAGGCCGCGGCGCGGCGCCGGATGCAAGGCATCGCACGGCAGGCGTCGCTCGATCCCGACGACGGCATCGAAATGTAG
- the trbB gene encoding P-type conjugative transfer ATPase TrbB, whose protein sequence is MSVQSIRSEANMRGARMLRTALGPSIAAWLDDAAVIEVMLNPDGRLWVDRLGEGIGDTGMMLGAADGERIVRLVAHHVGVEVHARSPRVSAELPEGGERFEGLLPPVVAAPAFAIRKPAVAVFTLGDYAAAGIMSSAQADTLRQAVSARANILVAGGTGSGKTTLVNALLAEVAKTTDRIVLIEDTRELQCAAPNLVAMRTKDGVVSLSDLVRSSLRLRPDRIPIGEVRGAEALDLLKAWGTGHPGGIGTIHAGTAIGALRRMEQLIQEAVVTVPRALLAETIDLIAVLVRDGHGRRLAELARVEGLDAATGDYRLTPLITPQTGDLP, encoded by the coding sequence TTGTCCGTCCAGTCGATCCGATCCGAAGCGAACATGCGCGGCGCGCGGATGCTGCGCACGGCGCTGGGGCCGTCGATCGCGGCCTGGCTCGACGATGCCGCCGTGATCGAGGTGATGCTGAACCCGGACGGCCGGCTGTGGGTCGACCGGCTGGGCGAAGGCATCGGCGACACCGGCATGATGCTCGGCGCGGCGGATGGCGAGCGCATCGTGCGCCTGGTCGCGCACCATGTCGGCGTCGAGGTCCATGCCCGGTCCCCGCGCGTCTCGGCCGAACTACCCGAAGGAGGGGAGCGGTTCGAGGGGCTGCTGCCGCCTGTCGTCGCCGCCCCGGCCTTCGCGATCCGCAAGCCGGCCGTCGCGGTGTTCACGCTGGGCGACTATGCCGCGGCCGGCATCATGTCGTCCGCCCAGGCGGACACGCTCCGGCAGGCTGTTTCGGCCCGCGCCAACATCCTCGTGGCGGGCGGCACCGGCAGCGGCAAGACCACGCTGGTCAACGCGCTCCTGGCCGAGGTCGCAAAGACGACTGATCGCATCGTCCTGATCGAGGACACGCGCGAGCTTCAGTGCGCCGCGCCGAACCTTGTCGCCATGCGGACCAAGGATGGCGTCGTCTCGCTGTCCGATCTCGTGCGGTCCAGCCTGCGCCTGCGTCCCGACCGTATCCCCATCGGCGAGGTGCGCGGCGCGGAGGCCCTCGACCTCCTCAAGGCCTGGGGCACCGGGCACCCCGGCGGCATCGGCACCATCCACGCCGGGACCGCGATCGGCGCGCTGCGCCGCATGGAGCAACTCATCCAGGAGGCCGTCGTCACGGTCCCCCGCGCGCTGCTGGCCGAGACCATCGACCTTATCGCCGTGCTGGTCCGCGACGGGCACGGCCGCCGTCTCGCCGAACTGGCCCGCGTCGAAGGGCTCGACGCCGCGACCGGCGACTACCGCCTCACGCCGCTCATCACCCCCCAGACCGGAGACCTGCCATGA
- a CDS encoding CopG family transcriptional regulator — translation MRVRLNVYFPPELARQVSELAIRRRISRSAIVEAAVTSWMSPDGADRMEAAFARRLDRLSRQVQRLERNTGLTTEALALFVRFWLAVTPPLPDEDQAAAQVKGRKRYEGFVETLGRRYASGKSLLDEIPEDIAGRDGGSADT, via the coding sequence ATGCGCGTCCGTCTCAACGTCTATTTTCCGCCCGAACTGGCCCGCCAGGTGAGCGAGCTGGCGATCCGCCGCCGCATCTCGCGCTCGGCTATCGTGGAAGCGGCCGTTACGTCCTGGATGTCGCCGGACGGCGCCGACCGGATGGAGGCCGCGTTCGCGCGGCGGCTCGACCGTCTCTCGCGCCAGGTTCAGCGGCTCGAACGCAACACCGGCCTCACCACCGAGGCGCTGGCGCTGTTCGTGCGTTTCTGGCTGGCGGTCACGCCACCGCTGCCCGACGAGGATCAGGCGGCGGCCCAGGTCAAGGGGCGCAAGCGCTATGAGGGTTTTGTCGAGACGCTCGGCCGGCGCTACGCCAGCGGCAAGAGCCTGCTCGATGAGATACCGGAGGATATTGCAGGTCGTGACGGCGGCTCAGCCGACACATGA
- the trbE gene encoding conjugal transfer protein TrbE has translation MMSLREYRNHAAHLADFLPWAALVGEGVVLNKDGSFQRTAKFRGPDLDSATPAELVATTARLNNALRRLGSGWAIFVEAQRTPALDYPESDFPDPVSALVDMERREQFREEGAHFESGYYLTLLWMPPAEDAARAETWLYEGRSGTGVDPWELLKGFTDRGDRVLNLVEGFVPEVRWLDDAETLTWLHSTISTRRQRVRVPETPMHLDALLADEPLTGGLEPRLGDHHLRTLTITGFPSVTFPGLLDELNRLAFEYRWSTRAIMLDKTDATKLLTRIRRQWFAKRKSVAAILKEVMTNEASTLLDSDASNKALDADTALQELGADYAGMAYVTATVTVWDRDPAIAAEKLRLAEKIIQGRDFTVIPEGMNAIEAWLGSLPGHTYANVRQPPVSTLNLAHLIPLSAVWAGPERDEHFGQPPLLYARTEGSTPFRFSLHVGDVGHTLIVGPTGSGKSVLLALMAMQFRRYAGAQVFAFDFGGSIRAAALGMGGDWQDLGGMLADEAGDGVQLQPLARIDDPAERAWAAEWLAAILASENVTVDPQAKDHLWSALTSLATAPVAERTLTGLAVLLQSQQLKQALAPWCVGGAWGRLLDAESERLGDAAIQAFETEGLMESGAAPAVLSYLFHRVAGRLDGSPTLVIIDEGWLALGSPAFAKQLSEWLVTLRKKNASVIFATQSLAQIEGSPIAPAIVESCPTRILLPNERAAEPQIAVIYERFGLNARQIEILSRATPKRDYYCQSRRGNRLFELGLGEVALAFAASSSKTDQLAIAGIIETHGVDAFAAEWLRHRGCAWAVELLPEAHRHPHQELPL, from the coding sequence ATGATGAGCCTGCGCGAATACAGGAACCACGCCGCGCATCTGGCCGACTTCCTGCCCTGGGCCGCGTTGGTCGGCGAGGGCGTCGTTCTGAATAAGGACGGGAGTTTCCAGAGGACGGCGAAGTTTCGCGGCCCCGATCTTGACAGCGCGACGCCGGCCGAGCTGGTCGCCACCACCGCGCGGCTCAACAATGCGCTGCGCCGGCTGGGCTCGGGCTGGGCGATCTTCGTCGAGGCGCAGCGCACGCCCGCGCTCGACTACCCGGAATCCGATTTCCCCGATCCCGTCTCGGCGCTGGTCGACATGGAACGCCGGGAGCAGTTCCGCGAGGAAGGCGCGCATTTCGAGAGCGGCTATTATCTGACGCTGCTCTGGATGCCCCCGGCCGAGGACGCCGCCCGCGCCGAAACCTGGCTCTATGAAGGCCGTTCCGGCACGGGCGTCGATCCGTGGGAGTTGCTCAAGGGCTTCACCGACCGCGGCGATCGCGTTCTCAATCTGGTCGAGGGCTTCGTGCCCGAGGTCCGCTGGCTCGATGACGCCGAGACGCTGACCTGGCTGCACAGCACGATCTCGACCCGTCGCCAGCGCGTGCGCGTGCCCGAGACGCCGATGCACCTCGATGCGCTGCTCGCCGACGAGCCGCTGACCGGCGGGCTCGAACCCCGTCTGGGCGACCATCATCTCCGCACGCTCACCATCACCGGATTCCCCAGCGTCACCTTTCCCGGCCTGCTCGACGAGCTGAACCGGCTCGCTTTCGAGTATCGCTGGTCGACGCGGGCGATCATGCTGGACAAGACCGATGCGACGAAGCTGCTGACCCGCATCCGCCGCCAGTGGTTCGCCAAGCGCAAGAGCGTCGCGGCGATCCTCAAGGAAGTCATGACCAACGAGGCATCGACGCTGCTCGACAGCGACGCCTCCAACAAAGCCCTGGACGCCGACACCGCCCTGCAGGAGCTGGGCGCCGACTATGCCGGCATGGCCTATGTCACCGCCACGGTGACGGTGTGGGATCGCGATCCCGCGATTGCCGCCGAGAAGCTGCGGCTGGCCGAGAAGATCATCCAGGGCCGCGACTTCACGGTGATCCCCGAGGGGATGAACGCCATAGAAGCGTGGCTCGGCTCACTTCCGGGCCACACCTACGCCAACGTCCGCCAGCCCCCGGTCTCCACCCTCAATCTCGCCCACCTGATCCCCCTGTCAGCGGTATGGGCGGGGCCGGAACGGGACGAGCATTTCGGACAGCCCCCTTTGCTCTACGCGAGGACCGAAGGCTCGACCCCGTTCCGGTTTTCCCTCCACGTCGGCGATGTCGGCCACACCCTGATCGTCGGGCCGACCGGCTCGGGCAAGTCGGTGCTGCTCGCGCTGATGGCGATGCAGTTCCGCCGCTATGCGGGGGCGCAGGTCTTCGCGTTCGACTTTGGCGGCAGCATCCGCGCCGCCGCGCTCGGCATGGGCGGCGACTGGCAGGATTTGGGCGGAATGCTCGCCGACGAGGCCGGCGATGGTGTCCAGCTTCAGCCGCTCGCCCGGATCGACGATCCGGCCGAGCGCGCCTGGGCCGCCGAATGGCTGGCCGCGATCCTCGCCAGCGAGAACGTCACCGTCGATCCGCAGGCGAAGGACCATCTCTGGTCGGCGCTGACCTCGCTCGCCACCGCGCCGGTCGCGGAACGCACCCTGACCGGGCTCGCCGTTCTCCTCCAGAGCCAGCAGCTCAAGCAGGCATTGGCGCCGTGGTGCGTGGGTGGCGCCTGGGGCCGACTGCTCGACGCCGAGAGCGAACGGCTCGGCGACGCGGCGATCCAGGCGTTCGAGACCGAAGGATTGATGGAAAGCGGCGCGGCGCCGGCCGTGCTCTCTTATCTGTTCCACCGCGTCGCCGGCCGGCTCGACGGCAGCCCCACGCTCGTCATCATCGACGAAGGCTGGCTGGCGCTGGGATCGCCGGCCTTCGCCAAACAGCTATCGGAATGGCTGGTGACGCTGCGCAAGAAGAATGCGAGCGTCATCTTCGCCACCCAGTCGCTCGCCCAGATCGAGGGCAGCCCGATCGCGCCCGCCATCGTCGAGAGCTGCCCGACGCGCATCCTCCTGCCCAACGAGCGCGCGGCCGAGCCGCAGATCGCGGTGATCTACGAGCGGTTCGGGCTCAACGCGCGGCAGATCGAAATCCTCAGCCGGGCGACGCCCAAGCGCGATTATTACTGCCAGTCGCGGCGCGGCAACCGCCTGTTCGAGCTGGGGCTGGGTGAGGTCGCGCTGGCCTTCGCCGCCTCCTCCTCCAAGACAGACCAGCTCGCCATCGCCGGGATCATCGAAACCCACGGCGTAGACGCCTTTGCCGCCGAATGGCTGCGGCATCGCGGCTGCGCCTGGGCCGTCGAGCTTCTTCCTGAAGCCCATCGCCACCCCCACCAGGAGTTGCCCCTATGA